The proteins below come from a single Osmerus mordax isolate fOsmMor3 chromosome 3, fOsmMor3.pri, whole genome shotgun sequence genomic window:
- the e4f1 gene encoding transcription factor E4F1 — MNVENNNTAETESEQTDHGNIITIQTTLGDEDEDVHKCGRCQSEFSTLEAFIQHKLHQNCKRRIETQTHDKKPKCDKQEVSTSDGRTAVEVNVDLSSDDPDKYNTNVVTEGRLSRVRRKRTATAKASEDAQGAEATHSPDSGDNTRTIFKINNEGRYVCDICDKTFKTTNILRTHMITHSGMKNFPCELCGNAFRTKGSLIRHNRRHTDERPYRCSLCGLSFRESGALTRHLKSITPCTEKIRFNQYKEILVSKDGVQKGVEMPSPQLTGQQEVDEQQLEDKAAVVRVVDCPAQRVIHEVHFMEVEGAAEVEQVVEEQSPAEVLGVGDNLICQAIINSGIALGTEVAVKEAEGEAEGETEGETEGETEGEAEGEAEGEAEGKAEGEVEDEETAEEAPKDVLQLPDSDGRMTDIQVTEECVEMETEIDVTLEMSDREEEQPSSKMHKCPHCNRSFKGLNYLRFHVKGHLGYKPFKCVKCQKEFLTGYLLKKHMEVHLSERRYKCGECGKLYKTIGHVREHMRAHSDERPFHCNSCDKGYKTKNALQVHQRTHAQEKPYVCQFCLRGFREKGSLVRHIRHHTGEKPFKCHKCGRGFAEHGTLNRHLRAKGGCFVGQKDGCADQAEVMEDQASADSVATAAIISEDPHAVLVEFSSVVADTQEYIIGTPTDEALPGEEVTVIQDGQNQMGNHIMKVVQQIVNQSRGGRGGHHIILRNVTMDEGPSVSDSGDTITIATPESLTEQVSMTLASAISDGTLLAAGGALETPEGTFTMVTAAEEQEVEVMEQQEEFVITSPEVEVQTVIV, encoded by the exons ATGAATGTAGAAAATAATAATACGgcagaaacagagagtgagCAAACGGATCACGGCAACATCATTACGATTCAAACTACACTCGGAGACGAAG ATGAGGATGTACACAAGTGCGGACGTTGCCAGTCGGAGTTCTCCACGCTGGAGGCTTTCATTCAACATAAGTTGCACCAGAACTGCAAGCGACGCATTGAAACGCAAACCCACGACAAGAAACCAAAGTGTGATAAACAAGAG GTCTCCACCTCTGATGGACGCACTGCTGTCGAGGTGAACGTGGACTTGTCCTCCGATGATCCAGACAagtataacacaaatg TTGTGACAGAGGGAAGATTGTCCCGGGTTCGCAGGAAAAGGACCGCTACAGCGAAAGCTTCTGAGGATGCACAAGGTGCAGAAGCCACCCACAGTCCTGACAGTGGTGACAATACCAGGACAATTTTCAAGATTAACAACGAGGGACGCTACGTTTGTGATATTTGCGACAAAACTTTCAAAACA ACCAACATCCTGAGAACCCATATGATTACCCACAGTGGAATGAAAAACTTCCCTTGTGAGCTGTGTGGGAATGCCTTCCGCACCAAAGGCTCCCTGATTCGTCACAACCGCCGCCACACAG ATGAGCGTCCCTACAGGTGTAGCCTCTGTGGGCTCTCCTTCCGAGAGTCAGGGGCCCTCACCAGGCACCTCAAGTCCATCACCCCATGCACAGAGAAGATTCGCTTCAACCAGTACAAAGAGATACTGGTCAGCAAGGACGGGGTGCAGAAAG GAGTGGAGATGCCCTCCCCCCAACTGACTGGCCAGCAGGAAGTAGAcgagcagcagctggaggacaAGGCTGCAGTGGTCAGAGTGGTGGATTGTCCTGCCCAGCGGGTCATCCATGAGGTCCACTTCATGGAGGTCGAGGGAGCTGCAGAGGTGGAGCAG GTGGTGGAGGAACAGTCTCCAGCCGAGGTCCTTGGTGTGGGAGACAACCTCATCTGCCAGGCCATCATCAACTCTGGTATTGCCCTGGGGACAGAGGTGGCGGTGAAGGAAGCGGAGGGCGAAGCGGAGGGCGAGACGGAGGGCGAGACGGAGGGCGAGACGGAGGGCGAGGCGGAGGGCGAGGCGGAGGGCGAGGCGGAGGGCAAGGCGGAGGGGGAAGTTGAGGACGAGGAGACAGCGGAGGAGGCACCTAAAGatgtcctgcagctgcctgactCGGATGGCAGGATGACAGATATCCAAGTGACAGAGGAATGTGTGGAAATGGAGACAGAGATTGACGTGACTCTG GAAATGtctgacagggaggaggagcagccatCCTCTAAAATGCACAAATGTCCTCACTGTAATCGCTCCTTCAAGGGGCTCAACTACCTGCGCTTTCATGTCAAAGGCCATCTAG GCTACAAGCCCTTCAAGTGTGTGAAGTGTCAAAAGGAGTTCCTGACAGGCTACCTGCTGAAGAAGCACATGGAGGTCCACCTCAGCGAGAGGAGGTACAAGTGCGGAGAGTGTGGCAAACTCTACAAGACCATCGGACACGTCCGTGAGCACATGAGGGCCCATTCTGATGAGAGACCCTTCCACTGCAACAGCTGTGACAAAGGCTACAAGACCAAG AATGCCTTGCAGGTACACCAGCGCACCCATGCTCAGGAAAAGCCTTATGTGTGCCAGTTCTGCTTGCGGGGTTTCAGGGAGAAAGGCTCTCTTGTACGTCACATCCGCCATCACACCGGAGAGAAGCCCTTCAAGTGCCACAAGTGTGGGCGGGGCTTTGCTGAACATGGGACACTCAATCGCCACTTGCGTGCCAAAG gaggCTGTTTTGTGGGTCAGAAAGATGGGTGTGCAGACCAGGCTGAGGTGATGGAAGACCAGGCGTCTGCAGACAGTGTTGCCACAGCAGCCATCATCTCTGAGGACCCTCATGCAGTCCTGGTGGAGTTCTCCTCCGTAGTGGCCGACACCCAGGAGTACATCATAGGG ACCCCAACAGACGAGGCACTGCCGGGTGAGGAGGTAACAGTCATCCAAGACGGCCAGAATCAG aTGGGCAACCACATCATGAAGGTGGTCCAGCAGATCGTCAACCAATCGCGTGGCGGCAGGGGCGGCCACCACATCATCTTGCGCAACGTGACCATGGACGAGGGCCCCTCCGTCTCCGACAGCGGGGACACCATCACCATAGCGACGCCCGAGAGCCTGACCGAGCAAGTATCCATGACGCTGGCCTCCGCCATCAGCGACGGCACGCTATTGGCCGCGGGAGGGGCACTGGAGACGCCAGAGGGCACGTTCACCATGGTAACCGCGGCAGAAGaacaggaggtggaggtgatggagcagcaggaggagttTGTTATCACGTCTCCTGAGGTGGAAGTCCAGACTGTCATCGTATGA
- the zgc:113333 gene encoding beta-N-acetylhexosaminidase: MATKVLRSIAITLTVFAVVKLLFFNSGTKRNNMKTVIDPGTFWQINLENKVDRMDPFKLKEEVKPKIISAVPQVNKSDRADAVKIVHLDLKGAAPKVDYLEQIFPLLSSLGADGILLEYEDMFPYYGDLQILRSPYAYSMEDIEKIKSFAKLNKLDIIPLVQVFGHLEFVLKHKQYFPLREVIQLPNDLNPHHPDSVTLVKSMVSQVMACHPEATWFHMGADEVFGLGTGEDSKNWLQGNKGGVDQMFLKHTVEMARFISEKRPGLRVLMWDDMLRKISPTSVQESGLQNFAIPTIWNYGSSVDTDVIGNLISRYESAGFQSLWFASAFKGASLINQIWTPLEHHLQNHLSWLNVMTYMFTKYPSIALKGIMLTGWQRYEHHTVLCELFPVGIPSLAMCLLTLKHGSFGEKAQIEARHILGCKIEVEENVCKGSVAFAGSQIYHRVHTIHTLLKAEVNKLMDNFFIKGGFGRYQRRHNFANPRHIEIFHNELKTLLDKWETYIEDFRVEMGAIFFTDAVEEWMEENVNTELDIMRECAEDAERILKLNGQPKSL; encoded by the exons ATGGCTACTAAAGTTCTAAGGTCGATTGCAATCACTCTTACCGTTTTTGCTGTTGTCAAACTTTTGTTTTTTAATTCAGG AACAAAGAGGAATAACATGAAGACTGTTATTGATCCTGGGACGTTTTGGCAAATAAACCTTGAAAATAAAGTAGATAGGATGGATCCATTTAAGTTGAAGGAAGAAGTGAAACCAAAGATCATTTCAGCTGTGCCACAAGTCAACAAGTCTGATAGGGCTGACGCAGTGAAG atAGTCCACCTGGATCTGAAAGGTGCTGCACCCAAAGTGGATTACCTAGAGCAG ATCTTTCCCCTGCTTTCATCTCTGGGTGCCGATGGGATACTGTTAGAGTATGAGGATATGTTCCCCTATTATGGAGACCTACAGATTCTTAGATCCCCATATGCATACAG CATGGAGGACATTGAGAAAATAAAGAGCTTTGCCAAACTTAACAAACTGGATATCATCCCTCTTGTCCAAGTGTTTGGACACCTTGAG TTTGTGTTGAAGCATAAGCAGTACTTTCCCCTGAGGGAGGTGATACAGTTACCCAACGATCTGAATCCCCACCACCCCGACTCTGTGACCCTTGTGAAAAGTATGGTGTCCCAGGTCATGGCCTGTCATCCTGAGGCCACCTGGTTCCACATGGGGGCCGATGAA GTTTTTGGTCTGGGGACCGGTGAAGATTCTAAGAATTGGTTACAAGGCAACAAGGGAGGTGTTGATCAGATGTTCCTGAAGCACACAGTGGAAATGGCCCGCTTCATCTCGGAGAAAAGACCAGGGCTCAGAGTCCTGATGTGGGATGATATGTTAAGAAAAATAAGCCCCACATCTGTTCAAG AGTCTGGCCTGCAGAATTTTGCCATTCCAACTATATGGAACTATGGGAGTTCAGTAGATACAGATGTTATTG GTAATCTGATATCTAGATACGAATCTGCCGGGTTCCAGAGTTTATGGTTTGCCAGTGCATTCAAAGGTGCCTCGCTTATCAACCAGATATGGACACCGCTTGAACACCACTTGCAAAACCACCTATCCTGGCTCAATGTCATGACCTATATGTTCACCAAATACCCCTCCATAGCTCTGAAAGGCATCATGTTAACTGGATGGCAAAG GTATGAGCATCACACTGTGTTATGTGAACTGTTTCCTGTTGGCATCCCTTCCCTGGCCATGTGTCTTCTGACACTCAAACATG GCTCATTTGGTGAGAAGGCACAAATTGAAGCCCGTCACATACTGGGCTGTAAAATTGAAGTGGAGGAAAATGTATG TAAGGGAAGTGTTGCATTCGCCGGCTCACAGATCTACCATAGGGTGCATACAATTCACACACTACTAAAGGCTGAAGTTAACAAACTCATGGATAACTT CTTTATCAAAGGGGGCTTTGGTCGCTACCAGAGAAGGCATAATTTTGCAAACCCAAGACACATTGAAATCTTTCACAATGAACTGAAAAC ACTGCTGGACAAGTGGGAGACCTACATAGAAGATTTCCGTGTAGAGATGGGGGCCATCTTCTTTACAGATGCTGTGGAGGAATGGATGGAAGAGAATGTCAACACAGAGCTGGATATAATGCGAGAGTGTGCTGAGGATGCTGAGCGAATTTTAAAGTTGAATGGGCAGCCTAAGTCTCTCTAG
- the narfl gene encoding cytosolic Fe-S cluster assembly factor narfl has protein sequence MASHFSGVLQLTDLDDFITPSQECVKPVKVEKKQGRSVAKIQIEDDGSYFQVNQDGRMQKLEKAKITLNDCLACSGCITSAESVLITQQSHEELYRVLRNNKSGAEEQKVVVVSVSPQSRASLAARYGLSSTEAGRRLTAFFKNLGVHHVFDTSFSRTFSLLESQREFVERFQRKEQDKKALPMLASACPGWICYAEKTHGEFILPYISTTRSPQQVMGSLVKRYFSGQQGLSPQQIYHVTVMPCYDKKLEASRPDFYLTEDETREVDCVITSGEVLKMLEEEKVSLKDVEPAPLDTMFSSVCEDELQRHAGSGSGGYLHHVFSHAARQLFGEGVPELTYNTLKNKDFQEVTLERNGTVLLRFAATYGFRNIQNLVQKLKRGKSPYHFVEVMACPSGCLNGGGQVKPLPEQSNKELLQQVEDLYRAEHPLVPEEDHRVAELYKSWLLSLGEEKAKELLHTQYHAVEKAGSGLTIKW, from the exons ATGGCGTCTCATTTCAGCGGTGTGCTACAGTTGACAGATCTCGATGACTTTATCACCCCTTCTCAG GAATGTGTAAAACCAGTCAAGGTAGAGAAAAAGCAAGGCAGATCAGTGGCCAAAATTCAGATCGAGGATGACGGCAGTTATTTCCAAGTCAATCAG GATGGCAGGATGCAGAAGCTGGAGAAAGCAAAAATCACTCTGAATGACTGCTTAGCTTGCAGTGGCTGCATTACATCCGCGGAGAGCGTCCTTATCACACAACAGAGCCATGAGGAGTTGTACAGAGTGCTCCGCAATAACAAG AGTggagcagaggagcagaaggTTGTGGTGGTATCTGTGTCTCCCCAGTCCAGAGCATCTTTGGCAGCACGCTATGGCCTTAGCAGTActgaggcaggcaggaggcTCACTGCATTCTTCAAGAATCTAG GCGTTCACCATGTGTTTGACACCAGTTTCAGTCGCACCTTCAGCCTGCTGGAGAGCCAAAGGGAGTTTGTGGAGCGTTTCCAGAGGAAGGAGCAAGACAAGAAGGCTCTCCCCATGCTGGCCTCTGCTTGCCCAG GGTGGATCTGCTATGCAGAGAAGACCCACGGAGAATTCATTCTTCCCTACATCAGCACCACCCGCTCCCCTCAGCAGGTGATGGGGTCCCTGGTCAAGAGGTACTTCTCTGGACAGCAG GGTCTGAGCCCTCAGCAAATTTACCATGTGACCGTGATGCCCTGCTACGATAAGAAGCTGGAGGCCTCCAGACCAGACTTCTACCTGACTGAAGACGAGACGAGGGAGGTGGACTGTGTCATCACCTCAG GTGAGGTTCTGAAGATGTTAGAAGAGGAGAAAGTATCTCTTAAAGATGTGGAACCTGCACCGTTAGACACAAT GTTCAGCAGCGTATGTGAGGATGAACTGCAGCGACACGCAGGCAGTGGCTCAGGGGGGTACCTCCATCACGTGTTCAGCCACGCAGCCAGACAGCTGTTCGGAGAGGGCGTCCCGGAGCTGACATACAACACGCTCAA AAACAAAGACTTTCAAGAGGTGACATTGGAGAGGAATGGAACCGTCCTGCTGCGTTTTGCTGCTACCTACGGCTTCCGGAACATCCAGAACCTAGTGCAGAAACTAAAGAGGGGCAAGTCGCCATACCACTTTGTGGAAGTGATGGCCTGTCCTTCAG GATGCCTGAATGGGGGAGGGCAGGTGAAGCCTTTACCTGAGCAGTCCAACAAAGAGCTGCTACAGCAGGTGGAGGATCTGTACAGGGCAGAGCACCCCCTAGTGCCTGAGGAGGATCACCGTGTGGCAGAACTCTACAAGTCCTGGCTACTCTCTTTAGGGGAGGAAAAAGCCAAGGAGCTACTGCATACACAGTACCATGCTGTGGAGAAGGCTGGTAGCGGACTCACTATCAAGTGGTGA
- the hagh gene encoding hydroxyacylglutathione hydrolase, mitochondrial isoform X1, whose protein sequence is MLFRSLIAGACTLGVIGATTTHTFAPLRVQAALLHTPILRKSLLVEQSNMKIELLPALTDNYMYLLIDEETKEAAIVDPVEPVKVLEAVKKHKVKLTTVLTTHHHWDHAGGNEKMLRLMPGLTVYGGDDRVDALSKKVSHSNTLKLGSLSVKCLFTPCHTTGHICYFVTKNNSTEPPAVFTGDTLFVAGCGKFFEGTAEQMYRALVDVLGRLPPETRVYCGHEYTVNNLKFARHVEPDNEVILKKLAWAKEKFSNGEPTIPSTVADEFSFNPFMRVKEKAVQDHTGQTDPIETMRSLRKEKDGFKVPKE, encoded by the exons ATGTTATTCAGGTCACTGATAGCGGGTGCCTGCACTCTTGGCGTTATTGGAGCGACGACAACGCATACATTTG CTCCTTTGCGGGTCCAAGCAGCCCTTCTTcacacccccattttaagaaaGTCTTTGCTGGTGGAGCAGAGCAACATGAAGATAGAATTGCTGCCTGCGCTCACTGACAACTACATGTACCTACTTATTGATGAGGAAACAAAAGAAGCAGCCATTGTTGACCCTGTGGAACCAGTTAAG GTTTTAGAAGCTGTCAAAAAGCACAAAGTGAAGCTCACAACAGTCCTGACCACCCATCACCATTG ggACCATGCAGGTGGCAATGAAAAGATGTTGAGATTGATGCCTGGGCTCACTGTGTATGGAGGAGATGACAGGGTGGACGCCCTTTCCAAGAAAGTGTCACACTCCAACACCTTAAAA CTTGGCTCTCTAAGTGTCAAGTGTTTGTTTACACCATGTCACACTACCGGTCACATTTGCTACTTTGTGACCAAGAACAACAGCACTGAACCTCCAGCTGTCTTCACAG GTGACACCCTGTTTGTGGCTGGCTGTGGGAAGTTCTTTGAGGGTACAGCAGAGCAGATGTACAGGGCGTTGGTAGATGTCCTGGGACGACTGCCTCCTGAAACG CGTGTCTACTGTGGTCATGAGTACACTGTCAACAATCTGAAGTTTGCCCGACACGTGGAGCCGGATAATGAAGTAATTTTGAAAAAGCTTGCATGGGCAAAG GAGAAATTCAGCAATGGAGAACCCACCATCCCATCCACAGTGGCAGATGAATTCTCATTCAACCCATTTATGCGCGTAAA AGAGAAGGCAGTACAAGACCATACTGGACAAACGGACCCTATCGAAACAATGAGAAGTCTCCGGAAAGAGAAAGATGGCTTCAAGGTTCCCAAGGAGTGA
- the hagh gene encoding hydroxyacylglutathione hydrolase, mitochondrial isoform X2 → MLFRSLIAGACTLGVIGATTTHTFAPLRVQAALLHTPILRKSLLVEQSNMKIELLPALTDNYMYLLIDEETKEAAIVDPVEPVKVLEAVKKHKVKLTTVLTTHHHWDHAGGNEKMLRLMPGLTVYGGDDRVDALSKKVSHSNTLKLGSLSVKCLFTPCHTTGHICYFVTKNNSTEPPAVFTGDTLFVAGCGKFFEGTAEQMYRALVDVLGRLPPETRVYCGHEYTVNNLKFARHVEPDNEEKFSNGEPTIPSTVADEFSFNPFMRVKEKAVQDHTGQTDPIETMRSLRKEKDGFKVPKE, encoded by the exons ATGTTATTCAGGTCACTGATAGCGGGTGCCTGCACTCTTGGCGTTATTGGAGCGACGACAACGCATACATTTG CTCCTTTGCGGGTCCAAGCAGCCCTTCTTcacacccccattttaagaaaGTCTTTGCTGGTGGAGCAGAGCAACATGAAGATAGAATTGCTGCCTGCGCTCACTGACAACTACATGTACCTACTTATTGATGAGGAAACAAAAGAAGCAGCCATTGTTGACCCTGTGGAACCAGTTAAG GTTTTAGAAGCTGTCAAAAAGCACAAAGTGAAGCTCACAACAGTCCTGACCACCCATCACCATTG ggACCATGCAGGTGGCAATGAAAAGATGTTGAGATTGATGCCTGGGCTCACTGTGTATGGAGGAGATGACAGGGTGGACGCCCTTTCCAAGAAAGTGTCACACTCCAACACCTTAAAA CTTGGCTCTCTAAGTGTCAAGTGTTTGTTTACACCATGTCACACTACCGGTCACATTTGCTACTTTGTGACCAAGAACAACAGCACTGAACCTCCAGCTGTCTTCACAG GTGACACCCTGTTTGTGGCTGGCTGTGGGAAGTTCTTTGAGGGTACAGCAGAGCAGATGTACAGGGCGTTGGTAGATGTCCTGGGACGACTGCCTCCTGAAACG CGTGTCTACTGTGGTCATGAGTACACTGTCAACAATCTGAAGTTTGCCCGACACGTGGAGCCGGATAATGAA GAGAAATTCAGCAATGGAGAACCCACCATCCCATCCACAGTGGCAGATGAATTCTCATTCAACCCATTTATGCGCGTAAA AGAGAAGGCAGTACAAGACCATACTGGACAAACGGACCCTATCGAAACAATGAGAAGTCTCCGGAAAGAGAAAGATGGCTTCAAGGTTCCCAAGGAGTGA
- the fahd1 gene encoding acylpyruvase FAHD1, mitochondrial, which translates to MTTRNVSRFWEWGRKIICVGRNYADHAKELKNAVPTEPVLFLKTPSAYVREGSPILIPKYSSNLHHEVELGVVIGKGGTAISQSTAMEHIAGYALCLDMTARDIQDECKSKGLPWTLAKAFNTSCPISEVIPKERIPDPGNIKLWLKVNDQLRQNGCTSQMIFSIPYLISYISEIITLEEGDLILTGTPKGVSSVQEHDELEAGIDDVVSMTFKVDRVGY; encoded by the coding sequence ATGACTACACGAAATGTTTCTCGGTTTTGGGAGTGGGGACGGAAAATAATATGTGTTGGTAGAAATTATGCGGACCACGCCAAAGAACTGAAGAATGCAGTCCCAACAGAGCCTGTGCTGTTCCTGAAGACCCCATCAGCATACGTGAGAGAAGGTTCCCCTATTCTGATACCTAAATATTCCAGTAACCTGCACCATGAGGTCGAGTTAGGGGTTGTTATTGGGAAAGGGGGCACGGCAATATCTCAATCCACCGCTATGGAGCACATCGCCGGTTACGCGTTGTGCTTGGACATGACTGCCCGGGACATCCAGGACGAATGCAAGTCCAAAGGTTTACCCTGGACTCTGGCTAAAGCATTCAACACCTCCTGTCCCATTAGCGAAGTTATCCCCAAAGAGCGGATTCCTGATCCAGGGAATATCAAGTTGTGGCTCAAAGTAAACGACCAGCTTCGTCAGAACGGCTGCACGTCCCAGATGATCTTCTCCATCCCCTACCTCATCAGCTACATAAGTGAGATCATCACCTTGGAGGAGGGTGATCTGATTTTAACAGGAACACCCAAAGGGGTCTCCAGCGTACAGGAGCATGATGAACTTGAGGCTGGCATTGATGACGTTGTCAGCATGACTTTTAAAGTTGACCGAGTAGGCTACTAG